GATCTACATTGGAGTAACTGATATTAGTAGTTAGTTTCAGCCATGGTTTCAGCTGATTGTCCAGATTGGCGCGGAAAACACGACGGTTGTACTGTGCAGGTTTTACCATACCATCATCCTTGGTATATGCACCAGAGATGAAATATTTTGATTTCTCGCTACCACCGGAGGCTGACAACTGATAGTTCTGGTTTTTACCGGTACGGAACACCTCATCCAGCCAGTTAGTGGTGGTAGTAGGTGTAACGACATTGAAACCCATTTCCTTCATCAGGTCATTGTACTGGGTCGCATCCAGTACATCGATCTTCTTACCAATCCGGGATACACCATAATAAGTATTGAAATTGATCACGGCATCGCCCAGACGACCTCTTTTAGTAGTGATCAGCACAACACCATTTGAAGCCCTTGCACCATAGATAGCAGCGCTGGAGGCATCTTTCAGCACGGTGATCGTTTCTATATCGTTGGTGTTCAGGTCTCTTGTATCGGTGGTTGGCACACCATCGATCACATATAAAGGTTCATTACCTGCCTGTACGGAAGTAGCACCACGTACCCTTACGGAGAAGGCAGCACCTGGTTTACCGGAAGGCTGTGTCACCTGTACACCAGCAGCTTTACCCTGGAGGGCAGCAGCCGTCTGTGTGATCGGACGTTCGGCGATATCTTTTGTGTTAACAGAGGCTACGGAAGTCGTAATGTCCCTCTTCTTCTGTGTGCCATATCCGATCACCACTACCTCTCCCAGATCAGTTTTAGTATCGGATAATGTGATGGTGAGCTGGGTACGGCCACCTACGGCTACATCCTGTGTTTCATAACCTACATAGGAAAGTTCCAGTATGGCAGTGGGTGCCACCTGAATAGTAAAACTACCATCCGGCTGGCTGGCCGCTCCTTTAGAAGTCCCTTTGATCTTAATGGATACGCCGGGAAGAGAGTTGCCCTGCTTGTCCTGTACGTGTCCCTTTACTGTGATGTCCTGCTGTGCCATAGCAAAACTCCACAGTGCTAACAGCAATGCTGTCAGGAATGTTCCCCTTTTTTTCATAATGTGACGGTACTTTAGTTTGTGGATAAGGATAATCCTTAGTATCAGTTTTAGATTTTGTTATAAGACAATAGTTGGAAATGAGTCACTCATATTCTGAACGGGATAGTGTTTCCATAACCTTTCACATAACATGAATTTCCATTTCATAACGATGCCCAGGCTTCCATTCAATTATTGCCAGGTTTCATATTGTAAAGATAGGGTGAGTTTGACAAACAACAATGGATTTGTTTTCACAAATAGCTGATTACGAGATGATTATGCGAAATCTGATACGCTTTGATACCATAATGAATTTCTCCCTGAAAAGCTTGATAATGAACGGATCAGCGTAGTTATGACGGATATCTTGCATAAGTCGGCTGATACGCTTCAGTACCTTTCAAAATAATTTCACTTTATTTCATTTCACTCAGCCTCTCTTTCGTCAAGTACCAGCAAACTCCACCCCTGCCCGTTTGCCTGCCTCAGTTCCTTCTTCCGCTCGTCCATCATTTTCAAAATGCGGGTGGCATATGACCAGCAGGTACTTTGCCGGATGTCCAGAATTTCGGACAGCTTGTGAGACGATATCTTACCCTTGGTAGAGTACACCAGGAAGGTGAGATAGAATGCCTTATTGATCGGAATACGGATGTTCTGGTAAATAGTATAGGCAGTTGCCGATTCTTCATAACCACATTTGCTGCAACGACGGCTAAAAGGCTGATGACCTGCGTAATAATGATCATTATTACACTTACGGCAACGAAAATCACCCGTCCATTTCAGATCGGACAGGAAGCGCAGACAACTTTCCTTATCAGGATAGATCTTACTAAACTCTTCAAAATCAAGCGTAGTAGACATCGCTCTTGCCCGTGTCACCTTCTCTACATTCGTCTGCAACTGCTGGTTGTCCTGCTCCAGCAGGGCGTTCATCCGCGTGATCTCAGCTGCCTGCGTTTCCAGCAGGGCATTATTCTTTAGTAACTCCTCATTCTGAGCGGCAATGATCCCAGCCTGCTCTGACAACTGTTTGGTCCGGGCAGCCACCTGTGCTTCCAGTTCCCGGTTCTGACTGTCTTTCAGCCGGGCATTCTCTGTCATCTGCCGGATCATCTGCCGGTGCGCCTTATCCCGCTTCTTCTTCAGCAAACGCACTTTATCGCCTACAGCAAATGATAAAAAGAACATTTCAAGTATAAAACAGAAACTCAGACTATAATAACTAACAATGCCAAAATTCAGCCAGGTATACCCCAGCATAATAAAAAATTTCAACATGAAACCCACGAAAAGGAAACTGTACCCTAATACAAAGAAACGGGCAGGCCGGTATCCCCTGAGCCAGATGTAAATACCGGTATAGAAGGCGACTGCCAGCGGCAACAGTTCGATAAACTTATAATTGAACCAATATGGATTAATGAACAGGCAACATAAAAAGTAGGCGCCGCGGGCGATGATCACTCCGGTGATCAGCTTATTCAGCAAGGGGGCCCGGGCCTTTACATGTAACAGACTGCTGGTGAACAATAATGCAAAAATGCTCATACTGAACAGCGGCCAGGCAAAGGCATACTGGTTCCAGACCGGTGCATTGGGCCAGAGCCATTGATAGGCGATACCATCTGTACACATCTCATACAATACCACACTCAGGTTGTACAACACATAGTACAGGTACTGCCGCTGTCGCATGGCAATGAACATGATCAGGTTATAAAAGCTGAAGATGAAGATCATGCCATAAAAAATGCCGAAGGTCAGGTACTCGCTCAGTGCATAGGACACAAACCGGTCTATAGACCTGATCACAATGATCACATCGGCCGTCTGCCGGGAACTGATCCTGAAATAATAGACTGCCTCGTCCTGCCGGTCATTATCCAGCGACAGTTCGAAATTCTTATGGTGGAACCAGCGTTGTGCAAAGGGATACTTATCGCCTACCTTTTCCTCCCGGTACCTACCGGCCGTGTCAGGGAGATAGGCGACAATATCATCGATCGTCTGATCAAAAAATTCGAGCAGGTAATATTTATGTGCCTCCCTGTTGTGCCGGATCTTAACGCGGAACCAAACCGGTCCTCCCAGATGCTGGTTCTGTGGTGTACTGACAGCACTGGGTTTAAAAAGGGCAGAAATACTGTCACTGCGCACCTGGTTTAATGTTAACCGGCCAGATAGATCCTCCAGGTATTGAATCTCGTTATATGTAAAAATGTGCTCCCTTAACGCGGTATCGATCTGCACGACCTCCTGAGCATAGATAGCCTGTAGTCCTGTCGTCAGCAACAACACGAGGCATAGGGCTCTTAACTTCACTCCCTTTTTAATACTGTCCATTCACAATTTCAAAAGTCCGAATTTATACAGTGAATTTACCGGTTTATTGTCCCAGAACAGTTCAAAATCCTCCAGACCAGCAGCCTCGTAACTGTCCATTACCTCTTTCAGCGTATAGGTCTTCTGATTACGGACAGATAGCTTATCCAGCATATCCGCCAGCCAGATGCCTTCTTCTTTATTAACGCTGATACTGGCTTTTTCCTTGCGGCTCTGGAAAGTCAGCGAGGTCACCTCCCAGGAATTACCTTTTTTCGTCTTGGTGATAGTCTGCACAACAGGCTTTTTTCCCAGCCACACTACCTTACTGGTCGGCTTGGAGGGGGCGTACTGGTCTTCCTGCAATGCTTTCTCTATATAATCAGGTGCAATCCTGGTCTTAGGCGTTTTAAACTCGAACCATTTCTGCAGGGGATCGTCCAGACAGATGCCATGCATATAGTTGAGGAGGGATTTTTTGAGGCCGTACGCAAACTGCTCATGTTCCGCTCCCGTCTCATCGATATGTACAATATCATTATTGGCGAAAGCCCCGATGACTTCGGTCTCTTTTTTCACACTGAACTTCTCGGGCGCCTGTCCCACCGGACTATGGGCCGTCATGGTGAACTGGTGCCAGAATGCAGACTGCATAATACCCGTCTTAAACATCTGTCGTACCATTTCAAGAGAGTCGATGGTTTCCTGAGCGGTCTGCGTTGGGAACCCGTACATCAGGTAGGCGTGTACCATAATACCGGCCTCGGTAAAGTTACGGTTCACCTGGGCCACCTGGGCTACTGTGATCCCTTTCTGTATGAGTTCGAGCAGTCTGTCGGACGCTACTTCCAGTCCGCCGGAGACGGCAATACAGCCGGACTCCTTTAGCAACAGGCAAAGATCACGTGTAAAGCTTTTTTCGAAACGGACATTGGTCCACCAGCTGACATTCAGCTTTCTCTTCAATATTTCGAGTGCCAGCGCACGCATCAATGCAGGTGGTGCGGCTTCATCCACAAAGTGGAAACCATTCTGACCGGTTTGTGCGATGATCTCTTCCATCCGGTCGCACAGAAGCTGTGCTGCAATCGGCTCATATAAACGAATGTAGTCAAGTGAGATATCGCAGAATGTACATTTACCCCAGTAACAGCCGTGTGCCATGGTCAGCTTGTTCCATCTGCCGTCACTCCACATGCGATGCATGGGATTAACCACCTCAATAGCGGAAATGTAGCTGTCCAGCAGGAAATCGCTATAGTCAGGTGTACCTACCTGTGACTGCTTATAATCGGCACAGCTTTTATCGTTGATATACGTGACCTGGTCATCTACGAGGGTGAAAGTGCGTTTAAGATCACTCACTTCCTTTTTCCCTTCTATATGTGCCACCAGGTTCTCCAGCGGCGCTTCCCCATCGTCCAGTGCGATAAAATCATAGAACTCGAACACACGGGTGTCGGTCAGCGAGCGCAGTTCGGTGTTAGCAAAGCCACCTCCCATTGCAATCTTAACATCGGGATAATTGGCCTTGATCCATTGTCCACAGCGGAGTGAAGTATA
The DNA window shown above is from Chitinophaga agri and carries:
- a CDS encoding B12-binding domain-containing radical SAM protein is translated as MGASVFLITPPFTQLNTPYPATAYLKGFLNTKGITSFQSDLGIEVTLALFSKQGLQELFNLINSQSDERSENISRIITLQEDYIETIDDVILFLQGKNPTLAHRICKRDFLPEAGRFAQLEDLDWAFGSMGTQDKAKHLATMYLEDLSDLIMECVDEHFGFSRYAEKLARSANSFDELYEALQEEYTFIDRILIDILSRHMANVLPKLVAISVPFPGNLYTSLRCGQWIKANYPDVKIAMGGGFANTELRSLTDTRVFEFYDFIALDDGEAPLENLVAHIEGKKEVSDLKRTFTLVDDQVTYINDKSCADYKQSQVGTPDYSDFLLDSYISAIEVVNPMHRMWSDGRWNKLTMAHGCYWGKCTFCDISLDYIRLYEPIAAQLLCDRMEEIIAQTGQNGFHFVDEAAPPALMRALALEILKRKLNVSWWTNVRFEKSFTRDLCLLLKESGCIAVSGGLEVASDRLLELIQKGITVAQVAQVNRNFTEAGIMVHAYLMYGFPTQTAQETIDSLEMVRQMFKTGIMQSAFWHQFTMTAHSPVGQAPEKFSVKKETEVIGAFANNDIVHIDETGAEHEQFAYGLKKSLLNYMHGICLDDPLQKWFEFKTPKTRIAPDYIEKALQEDQYAPSKPTSKVVWLGKKPVVQTITKTKKGNSWEVTSLTFQSRKEKASISVNKEEGIWLADMLDKLSVRNQKTYTLKEVMDSYEAAGLEDFELFWDNKPVNSLYKFGLLKL
- a CDS encoding 7TM diverse intracellular signaling domain-containing protein; this translates as MDSIKKGVKLRALCLVLLLTTGLQAIYAQEVVQIDTALREHIFTYNEIQYLEDLSGRLTLNQVRSDSISALFKPSAVSTPQNQHLGGPVWFRVKIRHNREAHKYYLLEFFDQTIDDIVAYLPDTAGRYREEKVGDKYPFAQRWFHHKNFELSLDNDRQDEAVYYFRISSRQTADVIIVIRSIDRFVSYALSEYLTFGIFYGMIFIFSFYNLIMFIAMRQRQYLYYVLYNLSVVLYEMCTDGIAYQWLWPNAPVWNQYAFAWPLFSMSIFALLFTSSLLHVKARAPLLNKLITGVIIARGAYFLCCLFINPYWFNYKFIELLPLAVAFYTGIYIWLRGYRPARFFVLGYSFLFVGFMLKFFIMLGYTWLNFGIVSYYSLSFCFILEMFFLSFAVGDKVRLLKKKRDKAHRQMIRQMTENARLKDSQNRELEAQVAARTKQLSEQAGIIAAQNEELLKNNALLETQAAEITRMNALLEQDNQQLQTNVEKVTRARAMSTTLDFEEFSKIYPDKESCLRFLSDLKWTGDFRCRKCNNDHYYAGHQPFSRRCSKCGYEESATAYTIYQNIRIPINKAFYLTFLVYSTKGKISSHKLSEILDIRQSTCWSYATRILKMMDERKKELRQANGQGWSLLVLDEREAE